One genomic region from Zalophus californianus isolate mZalCal1 chromosome 2, mZalCal1.pri.v2, whole genome shotgun sequence encodes:
- the SPATA18 gene encoding mitochondria-eating protein isoform X1, translating into MAENVRKLVSSETLRLMHDKLECWLREYNTNTCDQNLNHCLELIEQISKVQGQLFKILTTAAQEGGHYDGVEIIKSRLLPWLEASFTAASLGKPVDSKVPSLQDTFDKERHKEAAVRDRDMQQLDSELPLTRNQLNQVQDDLAETEKTLEETKNRSAISLLAAEEEINQLRKQLKSLQVQEESRHRNVEHRSVEHRCAEPRTSEPRTSEQRRLDQWGIDKRGAEQRTEVVSDYEKQLRTLKDEIAVLSAEKSVLQGRSARSRTPSPGPRSHSHSRSRSRSTSPSTTVVKIRSPSPNRAKMSNVARKAALLSRFSDAYSQARLDAQCLLRRCIDKAETVQRIIYIATVEAFHVAKMAFRHFKIRVRKSLTPSLAGSNNFEDAVLDYIICHLDLYDSQSSVNDVMRAMNVNPKISFPPEVDFCLLSDFIQEICCIAFAMQALDPPLDIAFGADGEIFNDCKYRRSYDSDFTAPLVLYHVWPALMENDCVIMKGEAVTKRGAFWNSVRSVSRCRSRSLSPICPRSRIGLSTISRSRSPSPIRCGLPRF; encoded by the exons acAAACACATGTGATCAAAATCTTAATCATTGCCTTGAGCTCATCGAACAAATTTCCAAAGTTCAAGGACAGCTCTTTAAGATCCTCACTACGGCAGCCCAAGAAG GTGGACATTATGATGGTGTGGAAATAATCAAATCGCGCCTTCTGCCTTGGCTGGAGGCCTCCTTTACTGCTGCTTCCCTGGGAAAACCTGTTGACAGCAAGGTCCCCTCTCTACAG GACACATTTGATAAAGAGAGACATAAAGAGGCTGCTGTTCGGGATCGGGACATGCAACAATTAGACTCCGAGTTGCCTTTGACTCGTAATCAACTCAACCAGGTTCAAGACGA TCTGGCTGAAACTGAAAAGACTCTTGAAGAAACCAAGAACAGATCAGCCATATCCCTTTTGGCTGCAGAGGAGGAAATAAATCAGCTAAGAAAGca gCTTAAATCTCTTCAAGTCCAGGAGGAATCCCGCCACCGAAACGTAGAACACAGAAGCGTGGAGCATCGGTGTGCGGAGCCTAGAACCTCAGAGCCGAGGACCTCTGAGCAGAGGCGGTTGGACCAGTGGGGCATTGACAAGCGGGGCGCAGAGCAGCGGACCGAAGTGGTTTCTGATTATGAGAAACAGCTCCGAACGCTGAAGGACGAGATAGCTGTTTtgtctgctgaaaaatctgtGCTTCAAGGAAG GTCCGCCCGGAGCCGGACTCCCAGCCCTGGCCCTCGCAGCCACAGCCacagccgcagccgcagccgctCCACCAGCCCCTCCACCACGGTCGTGAAGATCAGGAGCCCGTCCCCGAATCGTGCCAAAATGTCCAACGTGGCGCGCAAGGCTGCCCTTCTGTCCCGGTTCAGCGACGCCTACTCCCAGGCCCGGCTGGATGCGCAGTGCCTGTTGCGGCGCTGCATCGACAAAGCTGAGACCGTGCAGCGCATCATCTACATCGCCACAGTG GAGGCGTTCCATGTAGCTAAAATGGCATTCAGACATTTCAAGATCCGCGTGAGGAAATCGTTGACACCATCTCTCGCGGGGTCGAATAACTTTGAGGATGCCGTCTTGGATTATATCATTTGTCATCTCGATCTATATGATTCCCAAAGCAGTGTTAAC gatgTGATGCGAGCCATGAATGTCAATCCCAAGATTTCATTTCCTCCTGAAGTTGACTTTTGCCTCCTCAGTGACTTCATCCAGGAGATATGTTGCATTGCCTTTGCCATGCAGGCTTTAGACCCACCCCTAGATATTGCATTTGGGGCGGATGGAGAAATTTTTAATGATTGCAA GTACCGTCGCAGCTATGACTCTGATTTCACTGCTCCTTTGGTCCTCTATCACGTGTGGCCTGCTCTCATGGAGAATGACTGTGTCATTATGAAGGGAGAAGCTGTCACCAAGAGAGGGGCTTTT tGGAATTCAGTGCGATCTGTAAGTCGATGTCGAAGCAGGAGTTTAAGTCCCATCTGCCCCCGTAGCCGTATTGGTTTAAGCACG ATATCTCGAAGCCGGAGCCCTTCTCCAATAAGATGTGGATTGCCGA GGTTTTAA
- the SPATA18 gene encoding mitochondria-eating protein isoform X2, with translation MAENVRKLVSSETLRLMHDKLECWLREYNTNTCDQNLNHCLELIEQISKVQGQLFKILTTAAQEGGHYDGVEIIKSRLLPWLEASFTAASLGKPVDSKVPSLQDTFDKERHKEAAVRDRDMQQLDSELPLTRNQLNQVQDELKSLQVQEESRHRNVEHRSVEHRCAEPRTSEPRTSEQRRLDQWGIDKRGAEQRTEVVSDYEKQLRTLKDEIAVLSAEKSVLQGRSARSRTPSPGPRSHSHSRSRSRSTSPSTTVVKIRSPSPNRAKMSNVARKAALLSRFSDAYSQARLDAQCLLRRCIDKAETVQRIIYIATVEAFHVAKMAFRHFKIRVRKSLTPSLAGSNNFEDAVLDYIICHLDLYDSQSSVNDVMRAMNVNPKISFPPEVDFCLLSDFIQEICCIAFAMQALDPPLDIAFGADGEIFNDCKYRRSYDSDFTAPLVLYHVWPALMENDCVIMKGEAVTKRGAFWNSVRSVSRCRSRSLSPICPRSRIGLSTISRSRSPSPIRCGLPRF, from the exons acAAACACATGTGATCAAAATCTTAATCATTGCCTTGAGCTCATCGAACAAATTTCCAAAGTTCAAGGACAGCTCTTTAAGATCCTCACTACGGCAGCCCAAGAAG GTGGACATTATGATGGTGTGGAAATAATCAAATCGCGCCTTCTGCCTTGGCTGGAGGCCTCCTTTACTGCTGCTTCCCTGGGAAAACCTGTTGACAGCAAGGTCCCCTCTCTACAG GACACATTTGATAAAGAGAGACATAAAGAGGCTGCTGTTCGGGATCGGGACATGCAACAATTAGACTCCGAGTTGCCTTTGACTCGTAATCAACTCAACCAGGTTCAAGACGA gCTTAAATCTCTTCAAGTCCAGGAGGAATCCCGCCACCGAAACGTAGAACACAGAAGCGTGGAGCATCGGTGTGCGGAGCCTAGAACCTCAGAGCCGAGGACCTCTGAGCAGAGGCGGTTGGACCAGTGGGGCATTGACAAGCGGGGCGCAGAGCAGCGGACCGAAGTGGTTTCTGATTATGAGAAACAGCTCCGAACGCTGAAGGACGAGATAGCTGTTTtgtctgctgaaaaatctgtGCTTCAAGGAAG GTCCGCCCGGAGCCGGACTCCCAGCCCTGGCCCTCGCAGCCACAGCCacagccgcagccgcagccgctCCACCAGCCCCTCCACCACGGTCGTGAAGATCAGGAGCCCGTCCCCGAATCGTGCCAAAATGTCCAACGTGGCGCGCAAGGCTGCCCTTCTGTCCCGGTTCAGCGACGCCTACTCCCAGGCCCGGCTGGATGCGCAGTGCCTGTTGCGGCGCTGCATCGACAAAGCTGAGACCGTGCAGCGCATCATCTACATCGCCACAGTG GAGGCGTTCCATGTAGCTAAAATGGCATTCAGACATTTCAAGATCCGCGTGAGGAAATCGTTGACACCATCTCTCGCGGGGTCGAATAACTTTGAGGATGCCGTCTTGGATTATATCATTTGTCATCTCGATCTATATGATTCCCAAAGCAGTGTTAAC gatgTGATGCGAGCCATGAATGTCAATCCCAAGATTTCATTTCCTCCTGAAGTTGACTTTTGCCTCCTCAGTGACTTCATCCAGGAGATATGTTGCATTGCCTTTGCCATGCAGGCTTTAGACCCACCCCTAGATATTGCATTTGGGGCGGATGGAGAAATTTTTAATGATTGCAA GTACCGTCGCAGCTATGACTCTGATTTCACTGCTCCTTTGGTCCTCTATCACGTGTGGCCTGCTCTCATGGAGAATGACTGTGTCATTATGAAGGGAGAAGCTGTCACCAAGAGAGGGGCTTTT tGGAATTCAGTGCGATCTGTAAGTCGATGTCGAAGCAGGAGTTTAAGTCCCATCTGCCCCCGTAGCCGTATTGGTTTAAGCACG ATATCTCGAAGCCGGAGCCCTTCTCCAATAAGATGTGGATTGCCGA GGTTTTAA